From a single Neosynechococcus sphagnicola sy1 genomic region:
- a CDS encoding pentapeptide repeat-containing protein: MQAIGADLRAHLLGANLIQANLTEADLRGSNLRGANLMQVRMPRSTLATAILSGANLTGGNFQGVDLRGADLRGANLQGADLRSTNLNQALLQGADLRGANLEEADLWGADLTGANLQGANLLCTELGSAILTGSDCRGACLTGTVLDWGAVDPSQ, from the coding sequence GTGCAGGCCATTGGCGCTGATCTGCGTGCCCATCTCCTGGGAGCTAACTTAATCCAGGCCAACTTAACTGAAGCGGATTTACGGGGTAGCAACTTGCGGGGGGCAAATCTAATGCAGGTGAGGATGCCCCGTTCCACCCTGGCAACCGCCATCTTGAGTGGGGCTAACCTCACGGGGGGCAATTTTCAGGGGGTGGATCTCCGGGGGGCTGATCTGCGAGGGGCGAACTTGCAGGGGGCAGATCTGCGCAGCACCAATCTCAACCAAGCCCTCCTCCAAGGTGCTGATCTGCGGGGAGCCAACTTGGAAGAAGCCGATCTCTGGGGCGCAGACCTCACGGGAGCCAATCTCCAAGGTGCAAACCTGCTGTGTACAGAGTTAGGATCGGCCATTCTCACGGGGTCAGATTGTCGGGGTGCTTGTTTGACCGGAACCGTGCTGGATTGGGGAGCTGTTGACCCTTCCCAATGA
- a CDS encoding pentapeptide repeat-containing protein, protein MTIPQLYPGAQLPGALLEDVDLSGQDGSGSNLAGVNFEG, encoded by the coding sequence ATGACCATACCGCAACTCTACCCCGGTGCTCAACTCCCCGGTGCCCTCCTCGAAGACGTTGATCTCTCGGGTCAAGATGGGTCAGGTAGTAACTTGGCGGGGGTCAATTTTGAGGGGTAG
- a CDS encoding alpha-hydroxy-acid oxidizing protein, with amino-acid sequence MFAIATLDALVQVVAAVHGEVEVLMDGGIRRGTDVLKALALGAQAILLGRPILWGLAVGGSAGVERVLGLLRQELDLAMALSGCPCLADIDASLCQRLAAQTW; translated from the coding sequence TTGTTTGCGATCGCCACCCTAGATGCCTTGGTGCAGGTTGTTGCAGCCGTTCATGGGGAGGTTGAAGTCCTGATGGATGGGGGAATTCGTCGGGGTACCGATGTCCTGAAAGCGTTGGCCTTAGGAGCTCAGGCGATTTTGCTGGGGCGACCTATACTTTGGGGGCTGGCGGTGGGTGGATCTGCGGGCGTAGAACGGGTTCTGGGGCTATTACGGCAAGAACTAGACCTCGCCATGGCCTTAAGTGGCTGTCCCTGTCTGGCGGATATTGATGCCAGTTTGTGCCAGCGACTGGCTGCACAAACTTGGTAG
- a CDS encoding efflux RND transporter permease subunit → MVMLSIATNFIKRPVLATVCTLLILLAGSVCIPLLPISYLPPLTPVTVQVSATLTGGDALTVENTVTTPLERQINGATNMEYMTSSSTATGQSLITAYFSPNQDQSLAQVDVQNRVGIASPLLPTQVQQQGVSIQKTSPAILLAVGIYSPDDSLSPKFISNYVDLYINDEINRIPGIALVTYSGQLLYAMRIWLDPNALAGVELTAQDVITKVQQQNPLVGLGGLGQPPTPDSQTFLFTIPSNTQLTDVKDFENLVLKVKPNGDLVKLKDVGRAELGAQNYTSGAYINGHAGETMLIFQAATANALDVANAVKEKLAELQQNFPPGLVAEPVFDTTLFVNASTKDVLVTLAEAIGLVVLVIFVFLQDWRALVVPVIAIPVSLIGALAIAFVFGFSLNTLTMLGLVLATGLVVDDGIVVVEAIAEKVENGIPPRQAAIEAMNELTGAVISTSLVLMAVFVPVAFFPGTTGRIYQQFALTIAFSIAVSTFNALSFSPSIGGILLRRREHEMGGPLGWFFRGFNQGFDWFKDHYISLVEFLIRIRYLVLVFFGIGLAATFFLFKTLPGGFVPQEDQGVFLGIINAPPGVSLTYTNKVADQIWEKLKNYEEIEYVTVLPGNSNQGSIPNVGTMYASLKPWEERTKPDQQIDGLLRRVNQDFASITDARVVAVNLPAILGLGNYGGNEFQFQDRTGGKLTFDQFLENAASIIATANKEPIFNIRGRGTVFSPTPPSAPQIEIDIDRDRLEALNVNFNDAVTTLGTYLGSNFVSQFSYGPRYYQIYVQADAQFRDSPEDIGQIYVRSQDNQMVALSELVTIKRTSGPQVINHFNIYRSADIVSTPAPGFSSGQGIQAMLEANKEAAIPGTGYEWFGPAREELTAGGLGPIIFGLGLIVVFLVLSAQYESYVDPAIIMLTVPLAMLGALGFTMARGLVNNVYCQIALIMLIGLASKNAILIVELANQSLSRGMNYTQAVVHACRERVRPILMTALSGLAGFFPLLVASGAGANSRWSVGYAVFGGLFVATFLSLLLVPVLYVVIKNLAEQLFSGPPSQPPSLPPSPEAPPS, encoded by the coding sequence ATGGTGATGTTATCTATTGCCACCAATTTCATCAAGCGCCCGGTTCTGGCAACAGTTTGTACCTTGTTGATCCTGCTAGCTGGATCGGTATGTATACCCCTATTGCCAATTAGCTACTTGCCCCCCCTGACTCCGGTGACTGTCCAGGTGTCTGCCACATTAACAGGGGGAGATGCCTTAACCGTCGAAAATACTGTCACTACTCCCTTGGAGCGGCAGATCAATGGAGCTACCAACATGGAGTATATGACCTCCAGTAGCACCGCCACTGGCCAGTCCTTAATTACTGCCTATTTCAGCCCCAATCAAGATCAGAGCTTAGCTCAAGTGGATGTGCAAAACCGGGTGGGTATTGCCTCCCCCTTGCTTCCCACCCAAGTCCAACAACAGGGTGTGAGTATCCAGAAAACCTCGCCTGCCATTCTCTTGGCCGTTGGCATCTATTCCCCCGACGATTCCCTAAGCCCCAAATTTATCAGTAACTACGTTGACCTCTACATCAACGACGAAATTAACCGCATTCCCGGAATAGCTTTGGTTACTTACAGTGGCCAACTTCTCTATGCAATGCGGATCTGGCTAGATCCCAATGCCCTTGCGGGGGTTGAGTTAACAGCTCAGGATGTGATCACTAAAGTCCAACAACAAAACCCTTTGGTAGGGTTAGGTGGCTTAGGTCAACCGCCGACTCCTGATAGCCAGACCTTCCTGTTCACGATCCCATCTAACACCCAATTAACTGATGTTAAAGATTTTGAAAACCTCGTCCTCAAAGTAAAACCCAATGGAGACCTTGTAAAGCTTAAGGATGTTGGTCGAGCCGAACTTGGAGCGCAGAACTATACAAGTGGTGCTTATATTAATGGCCACGCAGGTGAGACAATGCTGATTTTCCAAGCAGCTACAGCGAATGCCTTAGATGTAGCCAATGCTGTCAAGGAGAAGTTGGCAGAATTGCAGCAGAACTTTCCTCCTGGACTCGTAGCTGAACCGGTTTTTGATACTACCTTATTTGTCAATGCTTCCACCAAGGATGTGTTAGTGACCTTGGCTGAGGCAATTGGGTTGGTTGTATTAGTGATCTTTGTATTTTTACAGGACTGGCGAGCTTTGGTAGTCCCGGTGATTGCAATACCAGTGTCCTTGATTGGAGCCCTAGCGATCGCCTTTGTGTTTGGGTTTTCTCTAAATACTCTGACCATGCTGGGTTTGGTTCTAGCCACAGGGCTTGTTGTTGACGATGGGATCGTCGTAGTTGAGGCTATCGCTGAAAAGGTGGAAAACGGCATCCCCCCTCGCCAAGCAGCTATTGAAGCCATGAATGAGCTAACTGGGGCGGTGATCAGTACCTCTTTGGTTCTGATGGCCGTGTTCGTGCCCGTTGCATTTTTCCCCGGTACCACCGGGCGAATTTATCAACAATTTGCTCTCACTATTGCCTTTTCCATTGCTGTCTCCACCTTTAATGCCCTAAGTTTTAGCCCTAGTATCGGTGGTATTTTACTTCGGCGAAGAGAACATGAAATGGGGGGACCCCTGGGCTGGTTCTTTAGGGGTTTTAACCAAGGATTTGATTGGTTCAAAGATCACTACATTTCCTTAGTTGAATTTCTGATTCGGATTCGCTATCTAGTACTTGTTTTTTTTGGGATCGGTTTAGCTGCAACCTTTTTTCTTTTTAAGACACTCCCAGGTGGATTTGTTCCTCAGGAAGATCAAGGGGTGTTTTTGGGGATCATTAATGCTCCTCCCGGTGTTTCCCTAACCTACACGAATAAAGTAGCGGATCAGATTTGGGAGAAATTGAAGAACTATGAGGAAATAGAATATGTGACGGTTCTACCCGGCAATAGCAACCAAGGGAGTATCCCCAACGTTGGCACCATGTATGCCTCCTTAAAACCCTGGGAAGAGCGCACAAAACCAGACCAGCAAATCGATGGTTTGCTGCGTCGGGTGAATCAAGACTTTGCCTCTATCACTGATGCTCGGGTGGTTGCAGTGAATTTGCCGGCCATTTTAGGTTTGGGAAACTATGGCGGAAATGAGTTTCAGTTTCAAGATCGCACAGGTGGCAAATTGACCTTCGATCAATTTTTGGAAAATGCCGCCTCTATTATTGCTACAGCTAATAAGGAGCCCATTTTTAATATCAGAGGTAGGGGTACTGTATTTTCACCCACTCCACCTAGCGCTCCTCAAATAGAAATTGATATTGATCGCGATCGCCTTGAGGCTCTTAATGTCAATTTTAACGATGCTGTGACCACCCTGGGAACCTATTTGGGTTCTAACTTTGTCAGTCAGTTCTCCTATGGCCCCCGGTATTATCAGATTTATGTCCAGGCGGATGCTCAGTTTCGGGATTCTCCAGAGGATATTGGGCAAATCTATGTCCGTTCCCAAGATAACCAGATGGTGGCATTGTCGGAATTGGTAACCATAAAGAGAACCAGTGGTCCCCAGGTGATTAACCATTTCAATATTTACCGTTCCGCTGATATTGTTAGCACTCCGGCACCGGGCTTCAGTTCTGGGCAAGGCATTCAGGCAATGCTAGAGGCCAATAAGGAAGCTGCTATTCCTGGGACTGGTTATGAGTGGTTTGGGCCTGCTAGAGAGGAACTCACAGCGGGTGGATTGGGCCCAATTATCTTTGGCTTAGGGCTGATAGTTGTCTTTCTTGTTTTGTCAGCTCAGTACGAAAGTTATGTTGATCCAGCCATAATTATGCTTACAGTGCCGTTGGCAATGCTTGGGGCATTGGGGTTCACTATGGCTAGAGGGCTAGTAAACAATGTTTACTGCCAAATTGCGCTGATCATGCTGATTGGTTTAGCGAGTAAGAACGCAATTTTGATTGTGGAGTTGGCTAACCAATCCCTGTCTCGGGGAATGAATTATACCCAAGCAGTGGTTCATGCCTGTCGTGAAAGAGTACGCCCGATTTTAATGACAGCCTTGTCTGGGTTGGCAGGTTTCTTTCCGCTGCTAGTGGCCTCAGGAGCAGGGGCAAATTCCAGATGGTCAGTAGGCTATGCTGTATTTGGTGGGTTGTTCGTTGCAACATTCTTGAGCTTGCTACTGGTACCCGTTTTGTATGTGGTGATCAAGAACCTTGCAGAGCAGTTATTTTCTGGCCCCCCTTCTCAACCACCCAGCTTGCCCCCATCCCCTGAGGCTCCTCCTTCTTAA
- a CDS encoding potassium channel family protein — MKLLQLAENKYNQLLLTLIATFLAAPFFTNNLITSLLFPLTLSVVLVLIVNRIKPNQAVFRLYLVLAGLSFLLQLLGKLGLIGFNLSNSGVVISSLIFLFLLGIPVRLITQEIFNTPKVGADTLKGGVCVYILIGLFWGELYFTVYYLHPDGFRGVSAFQSLSDLFYFSFTTLTTVGYGDITPAIPITRILSNLEGITGLMYPTIFISRLVSLYSSERDTPP, encoded by the coding sequence ATGAAGCTACTCCAGCTGGCAGAGAACAAGTACAATCAGCTGCTATTAACTCTGATTGCCACCTTCTTAGCGGCTCCCTTTTTCACCAATAACCTGATAACTAGCTTGCTATTTCCACTGACTTTATCGGTGGTACTGGTTTTGATTGTCAACCGGATTAAACCAAATCAAGCGGTGTTCAGGCTCTACTTAGTGTTGGCGGGGTTGTCTTTTCTTTTGCAACTCCTGGGGAAGCTGGGACTGATTGGATTCAACCTCAGTAATTCTGGGGTGGTGATCAGCAGTCTCATCTTTCTGTTTCTTCTGGGCATTCCCGTGCGGTTAATTACGCAGGAAATCTTTAATACCCCCAAGGTGGGAGCCGACACCCTCAAAGGTGGAGTCTGTGTTTATATCCTCATTGGGCTCTTTTGGGGAGAGTTATATTTTACGGTTTATTATCTGCATCCTGATGGTTTTAGAGGCGTCTCTGCCTTCCAGAGCTTGTCAGATTTGTTCTACTTTAGTTTCACCACGTTGACTACAGTGGGCTATGGTGACATTACCCCAGCGATCCCAATTACAAGAATCCTGTCGAATCTAGAGGGGATCACTGGATTGATGTATCCAACCATTTTTATCTCTCGACTGGTGAGTTTGTACAGTAGTGAACGGGATACTCCCCCTTAA
- a CDS encoding efflux RND transporter periplasmic adaptor subunit: MRRNNGFLSGRLLSLALLVATLATSCQGKPQTSAAPPALPVKLQLIEPNQVEDSTEYVGSLQAVETVELRPEIEGRITAVAVKYGQLVKPGDLIFQLQPDQTVPQLSSAIANANAFNANVKTAQANLLVARANVVKAQANLELQQVNYRRVKLMVAEGVQPQVDLDEQTKSLEEAIATLKADQESVRAAQSAVAQAKADLRNAQSAVVTAVVPVQFKSVRSPIVGIVGNINLKVGDYVNTGQSLTTITQNNLLDLLISIPSSRAPQVRTGITVELLEPKTNEVLSTGEIFFISPQVNSGAQSITTRARFPNPTGKLRNGQYVKARVIWSRKPGVLIPATAISQIAGENFVFIAQNGSCKKGDPPTEATKIVCQRLVQLGTVQGQSYQVLEGLKAGDTIAVSGILNLRNGVAIKPES; the protein is encoded by the coding sequence ATGCGAAGAAATAACGGCTTTCTCTCAGGGAGATTGCTGAGCCTAGCACTGCTGGTTGCTACTCTGGCAACATCCTGCCAGGGTAAACCCCAAACCTCTGCGGCTCCCCCTGCCCTGCCGGTGAAATTACAATTGATTGAGCCGAACCAGGTTGAGGATAGTACTGAATATGTGGGTAGCTTACAAGCTGTCGAGACCGTGGAGCTGAGGCCCGAAATTGAGGGTCGGATTACTGCGGTTGCCGTCAAATATGGGCAATTAGTCAAGCCTGGAGATCTGATCTTCCAACTCCAGCCTGATCAGACCGTACCCCAATTATCCAGTGCGATCGCCAATGCCAATGCCTTCAATGCTAATGTCAAAACGGCTCAGGCTAACCTGCTAGTGGCGCGGGCAAATGTGGTCAAGGCTCAGGCAAATTTGGAGCTGCAGCAGGTCAACTATAGGCGGGTCAAATTGATGGTGGCTGAGGGTGTCCAACCTCAGGTTGATCTAGATGAGCAAACGAAATCTCTGGAAGAGGCGATCGCCACCCTGAAGGCAGATCAGGAGTCCGTCAGAGCAGCTCAATCTGCGGTTGCACAAGCCAAAGCAGATCTTCGCAATGCTCAATCAGCGGTGGTAACTGCGGTCGTACCCGTGCAGTTTAAATCGGTGCGATCGCCCATTGTTGGCATTGTTGGCAACATCAACCTCAAGGTGGGAGACTACGTTAACACCGGACAGTCCCTGACCACGATTACCCAAAATAATCTTCTGGATTTGTTGATATCTATTCCATCCAGTCGCGCTCCTCAAGTCAGGACAGGAATTACGGTTGAGTTACTTGAACCTAAAACCAATGAAGTCCTTTCCACAGGGGAAATTTTCTTTATTTCACCTCAAGTCAACTCGGGGGCTCAGTCCATTACCACCCGTGCGCGCTTTCCCAACCCCACCGGAAAACTCCGAAACGGTCAGTATGTCAAGGCCAGGGTGATTTGGAGCCGAAAACCTGGTGTTTTGATCCCCGCGACTGCAATTTCTCAGATCGCCGGCGAGAACTTTGTCTTTATTGCTCAGAACGGATCCTGTAAAAAGGGAGATCCACCAACAGAGGCGACTAAGATTGTCTGCCAACGACTCGTGCAATTAGGTACGGTTCAAGGGCAGAGCTATCAGGTATTAGAGGGGCTGAAAGCTGGGGATACTATCGCTGTGTCAGGTATTCTCAATTTAAGAAATGGCGTTGCAATCAAACCAGAGTCGTAG
- a CDS encoding DICT sensory domain-containing protein, which yields MLIGSILQQLQAAHLCGQVGTRPLNFGVYYKNTLVALCHALEDAILASATAPLVITAFQRGKWYLEEADRYGAIADHASQVVILATAESGFQDHPTSQRSNVALVSLDPADPVAQEWHLIICSPNYTAMVLCQEISVADYGAAGLPANDLERKFYGFWTFEPRLVQETVALAIAHVGPYRPDLQTQLNQQLQVMAAAEATPPKGSLGLVVSRVVEYLQTNQQALHPETLDRNLTANELQALLRLAQIIDQSDLQNPNAAAEVASLAEAMGQLLDLPAWQLHRLRLAGLLHRLVFLEPENFGASTGPSPLETPLVCPLHPGAQVLRTMNRLRAIATIITHFTEHWDGSGLPGGLVGEAIPLESRILGLVAAFQQRLTHPSPAPGHPTVLTTDHNLTQALQRCQAERGGHWEPLLVDTLEVLVYAIKQGLTLPVALPKIAAGMWLLDSRSQESLWAIPPETQPLSVPEGGSES from the coding sequence ATGTTAATCGGTTCGATTCTACAACAACTCCAGGCAGCTCACCTATGCGGACAGGTGGGCACCCGGCCTCTGAATTTTGGAGTCTACTACAAAAATACCCTGGTGGCTCTCTGCCATGCCTTGGAAGATGCGATTCTAGCGTCAGCAACGGCTCCCCTGGTGATTACGGCCTTTCAGCGGGGAAAGTGGTATTTAGAAGAGGCCGATCGCTATGGGGCGATCGCCGATCACGCCAGTCAGGTGGTGATTTTGGCAACGGCAGAGTCCGGTTTCCAAGACCACCCCACCAGTCAGAGATCGAATGTCGCCCTTGTGAGTCTCGATCCTGCCGACCCCGTGGCTCAGGAGTGGCATTTAATCATTTGCTCACCCAACTACACCGCTATGGTGTTATGCCAGGAAATATCGGTAGCTGATTATGGCGCGGCAGGCTTACCTGCGAATGACTTGGAACGGAAGTTCTATGGGTTTTGGACCTTTGAGCCGAGATTGGTGCAGGAGACCGTCGCCCTGGCGATCGCCCATGTGGGGCCGTATCGCCCTGACTTGCAAACCCAGTTAAACCAACAGTTGCAGGTGATGGCCGCCGCTGAGGCAACTCCTCCAAAAGGTTCCCTGGGGCTGGTGGTTTCCCGTGTGGTCGAATACCTGCAAACCAACCAACAAGCCCTACACCCGGAAACATTGGATCGGAATCTCACCGCCAATGAGCTGCAAGCCCTGCTAAGATTGGCTCAGATTATTGATCAAAGCGATCTGCAAAATCCCAACGCCGCCGCAGAGGTGGCCTCCTTGGCAGAGGCCATGGGGCAACTCCTCGATCTGCCCGCTTGGCAGTTGCACCGCTTACGACTGGCAGGACTCCTCCATCGGCTGGTGTTTCTGGAGCCAGAGAACTTTGGAGCCTCAACAGGCCCATCCCCCCTGGAGACTCCCCTGGTCTGTCCCCTGCATCCCGGTGCCCAAGTCTTACGCACCATGAACCGACTCCGGGCGATCGCCACCATCATCACCCATTTCACTGAACATTGGGATGGTTCGGGTTTACCTGGGGGTTTAGTTGGGGAGGCGATTCCCTTAGAGTCTCGGATTCTGGGCTTGGTCGCTGCCTTTCAGCAACGACTGACCCACCCCTCCCCTGCCCCCGGACACCCCACCGTCCTCACTACCGATCACAATCTGACGCAGGCCTTGCAGAGGTGTCAGGCCGAGCGCGGTGGTCATTGGGAACCCCTCCTGGTTGATACCCTGGAAGTCCTGGTCTATGCCATCAAACAAGGGCTGACCCTGCCCGTGGCGCTACCGAAGATAGCGGCTGGTATGTGGTTACTGGACTCCCGTTCTCAGGAATCGCTCTGGGCCATCCCCCCGGAAACTCAACCGCTGTCGGTGCCCGAAGGAGGGTCGGAATCATGA
- a CDS encoding sodium:proton antiporter has product MTSVSLTVATLPQVISWVRQIPYTLLLVIVGLGLALLDIHLVELYPELILSIFLPPLLFEAAWNLDWSDLKRDLFPISLLAVAGVVITILGVAFTLHWGMGMALPIALVVGACLAATDPVAVVALFKELGAPKRLKTLVDGESLFNDGVAVVAFTLLVGIPLGVQEFSLQETVARFGVFVGLGIAVGVLVGFGISYFTQRFDLPLVEQSLTLVAAYGTYLITEELGGSGVIGVVTAGVILGNFGSRIGMSPRTRLIVAEFWEFIAFFVNSIVFLLIGNQIRFSVLLENFPLIAVTIGAVLLTRLLAVFSLSAISNWLVKSDIDWKIQLAVWSGGASGWGDDCLGPEYSRRDRPAR; this is encoded by the coding sequence GTGACTTCAGTTTCTCTGACTGTTGCCACTCTGCCACAGGTGATCTCGTGGGTTCGCCAAATTCCCTACACCTTGTTGCTCGTGATTGTCGGCTTGGGTCTAGCTTTACTGGATATCCATCTGGTGGAGTTGTACCCCGAGCTGATTTTGTCCATTTTCCTGCCGCCCTTACTGTTTGAAGCGGCTTGGAATCTTGACTGGTCGGATTTGAAGCGCGATTTATTTCCGATCTCACTGTTGGCGGTGGCTGGGGTCGTGATTACCATTTTGGGGGTGGCCTTTACCCTTCACTGGGGAATGGGGATGGCGCTGCCAATTGCCTTGGTCGTGGGGGCCTGCCTTGCCGCAACCGATCCGGTTGCGGTCGTAGCACTCTTTAAGGAATTGGGAGCACCGAAGCGACTGAAAACCCTGGTGGACGGCGAAAGCTTATTCAATGATGGGGTAGCAGTGGTGGCCTTTACCCTCCTGGTGGGCATTCCCTTGGGGGTACAGGAATTTTCTCTCCAGGAAACCGTTGCCCGGTTTGGCGTGTTTGTTGGATTGGGGATTGCGGTTGGGGTGTTGGTTGGGTTTGGGATTTCCTACTTTACCCAGCGATTTGACCTGCCGTTGGTGGAGCAATCTCTGACCTTGGTGGCTGCCTATGGCACTTACCTGATAACCGAAGAACTCGGTGGGTCTGGCGTCATTGGGGTGGTGACAGCTGGGGTGATTTTGGGGAACTTTGGCTCTCGCATTGGCATGAGTCCCCGTACCCGCTTGATCGTCGCTGAGTTTTGGGAATTCATCGCCTTTTTTGTCAACTCCATTGTCTTTCTATTAATTGGCAATCAGATTCGCTTCTCGGTGTTGTTGGAAAACTTCCCTCTGATTGCCGTCACCATTGGTGCCGTGCTCTTGACGCGACTGCTGGCGGTGTTTAGTCTCAGTGCCATCAGCAACTGGCTGGTGAAGTCTGACATTGACTGGAAGATCCAGTTGGCAGTCTGGTCGGGGGGGGCTTCGGGGTGGGGTGACGATTGCCTTGGCCCTGAGTATTCCCGTCGCGATCGCCCAGCGAGATGA